In the genome of Elephas maximus indicus isolate mEleMax1 chromosome 6, mEleMax1 primary haplotype, whole genome shotgun sequence, one region contains:
- the LOC126077770 gene encoding coiled-coil domain-containing protein 12, producing the protein MAGTAAGVGRLEEEALRRKERLKALWEKTGRKDKEDGEPKTKQLREEEEEVEKHRELRLRNYVPEDEVLKKRRVPQAKPVAVEEKVKEQLEAAKPEPIIEEVDLAKLAPRKPAWGLKRDVAKKLEKLEKRTQRAIAELIRERLKGQEDSLASAVDATAEPEACDSD; encoded by the coding sequence ATGGCGGGGACTGCGGCCGGTGTGGGCCGGCTAGAAGAAGAGGCGCTGCGGCGAAAGGAACGGCTGAAGGCCCTATGGGAGAAAACTGGACGCAAGGACAAGGAAGATGGGGAGCCAAAGACCAAGCAGCtcagagaagaggaggaggaagtcgAGAAGCACAGGGAGCTCAGGCTGCGGAACTATGTCCCAGAGGATGAGGTCCTGAAAAAGAGGAGGGTGCCCCAGGCCAAACCAGTCGCAGTGGAAGAGAAGgtgaaggagcagctggaggctgCCAAGCCAGAGCCTATCATTGAGGAAGTGGACCTGGCCAAACTTGCCCCGCGGAAGCCTGCTTGGGGCCTCAAGAGAGATGTGGCCAAGAAGCTGGAGAAGCTAGAAAAGCGGACGCAGAGAGCCATCGCTGAGCTGATCCGTGAGAGACTGAAAGGCCAGGAGGACAGCCTGGCTTCTGCAGTGGATGCCACTGCTGAACCGGAGGCCTGCGACTCCGactga
- the PHOSPHO2 gene encoding pyridoxal phosphate phosphatase PHOSPHO2 — protein sequence MKILLVFDFDHTVIDDNSDTWIVQCAPEKKLPIELQESYQKGFWTEFMGRVFKYLGDKGIREDEMKRAMTSMPFTPGMVELLNFVRKNRNKFDCIIISDSNSVFIDWVLKAANFHDVFDKVFTNPAAFDNSGHLTVENYHTHSCTRCPKNLCKKVVLVEFLDNQVQQGVNYTRIVYIGDGGNDFCPVTFLKKNDFAMPRKGYSLQKTLSKTPQNHDPVESSVVVWSSGVEIISHLQFLIKE from the coding sequence ATGAAAATTTTGCTGGTTTTTGACTTTGACCATACAGTCATAGATGACAATAGTGACACCTGGATTGTACAGTGTGCTCCAGAGAAAAAGCTTCCTATCGAACTGCAAGAATCTTATCAAAAAGGATTTTGGACAGAATTTATGGGCAGAGTCTTTAAATATCTGGGAGACAAAGGCATAAGAGAAGATGAGATGAAAAGAGCAATGACATCAATGCCTTTCACTCCAGGGATGGTGGAACTTTTAAACTTTGTAAGAAAGAACAGGAATAAATTTGATTGTATCATTATTTCAGATTCAAATTCGGTTTTCATAGATTGGGTTTTAAAAGCTGCCAATTTTCACGATGTGTTTGATAAGGTGTTTACAAATCCAGCAGCTTTTGATAACAGTGGTCATCTCACTGTGGAAAATTATCACACTCATTCTTGTACTAGGTGTCCAAAGAATCTTTGCAAGAAAGTAGTTTTGGTGGAATTTCTAGATAATCAGGTGCAACAGGGAGTGAATTATACACGCATTGTTTATATAGGTGATGGTGGAAATGATTTCTGTCCAGTAACCTTTTTAAAGAAGAATGATTTTGCCATGCCACGGAAAGGATACAGTTTGCAGAAAACTCTCTCCAAAACACCTCAAAATCATGATCCTGTGGAATCATCTGTGGTAGTTTGGTCTTCAGGTGTTGAAATAATTTCTCATTTACAATTTCTAATAAAAGAATAA